CACGACCTGATCGTGCATTTCTTCCAGCGTGGAATTCCGGATCGCTTCTGCCACCGGCACGGGAGGCGGAAGCGCTGCCTCGGCCTCGGCCTTGGGAGCTGGCGGCGGCGGCGGGCCTTTGCGGTTCAGGATCGACGTCGGTATTCCGGCACGACCAGGAGTCGGTTCCGCAGGCGCCGCTACGGCGGCGGGCGCTGCCTCGCGCGCCGGGACGGCAGCGACCGGCGCGACAGCCGCAACGGGCTGCGGCGCAATCGGCGCCTCAGCTACGGGAATCTGCGCCGCAGCCGGCAAAACCGGCGTCGAAACAAGGACTTGCGTCTCGGCCGTCGGCCTGCTGGGCGCAGGGGCCGGACGCAGCCACAGCCGCTCCATGCCGATCTCGCGCAACCAGATGCGCTGCAGCGGATTGACCCGGGGCGCGGCCGGCGGCGGCGCTGCGTTGGGCTGGCTCATGCCGCCGCTCCATCCGCCGCAAAGCGCTTCTGCATGACCAGGGCATCTTCCCTGCCGCCTTTCTCGGCCGGGTAATAGCCTCGGCGCACGCCGATTTGCAGATACCCGTGCCGTTTGTAGAAACTGATGGCCGACTCATTGGAGGGGCGCACCTCCAGCAGCACGCCCTCCATGCCGCGTTCGCGCGCCTGCTGCTCGCACCAGTCCAGCAGCAAGCCGCCCAGGCCCTGGCGGTGCAGCGGTTTGGCCACCGCGATCACCAGCAGGTGCGCCACGTCGGGCGCGAACATGAGCACGCAAAACCCCGCCAGCTTGCCTTCGCGCCGCAGCGCCCAGGCGCCGTAGCCTGCCGCCAGGGCGTCCGCGAAATTGCCGCGCGTCCAGGGGAAGGCCTGCACGTGCGCCTCCAGCGCCACGACCTCGTCCAGGTCGGCGTCGGTCATTGGTTGAGGCACCGAGGGAACCAGCGAAGGCCGGGCTTTCGGATTACCGCCTTCGCCGCGCATGCGCTCGGCCGTGGTGAATGCCACCTTGTCGCGCACGTAGAGCGGCGCGGCCAGCTCGGGCGCCACGGCCTCGCCCCGCAACCAGCCCTGCCGCCCCAAACGGGCGACGCTGGCCGCTTCCGGGCGCCTGGCGTCCGCGCGGCGCCAGGCGCCGGG
The sequence above is drawn from the Achromobacter xylosoxidans genome and encodes:
- the tsaB gene encoding tRNA (adenosine(37)-N6)-threonylcarbamoyltransferase complex dimerization subunit type 1 TsaB, yielding MELNLLALETSSSRCGVALLRAVDGRLEVSVREHEGSQEHAERLLPMANELLAASGLAPAALHAVAFGQGPGGFTGLRVACGVAQGMGLGLGIPVVPIVSHQAVAAQVETTPAGAIVVALDARMNEVYLAVYRQANISDGEISWEVLQAPLLIAAAEVVPWTAHHLPAWSARAGLPLEPVLAGDAWDAYASEMEYPGAWRRADARRPEAASVARLGRQGWLRGEAVAPELAAPLYVRDKVAFTTAERMRGEGGNPKARPSLVPSVPQPMTDADLDEVVALEAHVQAFPWTRGNFADALAAGYGAWALRREGKLAGFCVLMFAPDVAHLLVIAVAKPLHRQGLGGLLLDWCEQQARERGMEGVLLEVRPSNESAISFYKRHGYLQIGVRRGYYPAEKGGREDALVMQKRFAADGAAA